Proteins encoded by one window of Crassostrea angulata isolate pt1a10 chromosome 9, ASM2561291v2, whole genome shotgun sequence:
- the LOC128162288 gene encoding perlucin-like, translated as MWCSLLGLIVSTIVISVNAQGCPGGWLHHGSSCYAFIDSEPDGWLEAMFFCSSVKAKLVEIETESENTFLKRHLQAIGTPHNSSYWIGLSDIIQEGAYVWQTTQQRPDFADWGSGEPNDLHHNEDCIELYQVKNFHWNDAPCSVKSRFICEIT; from the exons ATGTGGTGTTCTTTGTTAGGACTAATTGTATCCACAATAg TAATTTCGGTCAACGCCCAAGGCTGCCCTGGTGGTTGGCTTCACCATGGAAGCTCATGCTACGCCTTTATTGACTCTGAACCTGACGGATGGTTAGAAGCCATG TTTTTTTGTAGTTCTGTTAAAGCAAAATTGGTTGAAATAGAAACGGAATCTGAAAATACATTCTTAAAAAGACATTTGCAGGCAATTGGAACTCCACATAATT CAAGCTACTGGATTGGACTTTCTGACATAATACAGGAAGGAGCTTATGTCTGGCAGACGACACAACAGCGACCGGATTTTGCGGACTGGGGCTCGGGTGAACCGAATGACCTTCATCACAATGAAGACTGTATTGAACTGTACCAagtgaaaaattttcattggaatgaTGCCCCGTGCAGTGTCAAGAGCAGATTTATTTGTGAAATTACGTAA
- the LOC128163765 gene encoding uncharacterized protein LOC128163765, which produces MYAFRMFRITKFFGKLGIICSIYATYVLYTKTSPWTALKINRFSKWKQSTSAPLQCAETFNFDNSTKRNENQQEIKECKRFNGSFELSFEKNAQYVENYTFNVSKAKLKELDLDEAGIKKLSSQKSSGAKIPTFVTAFSDNHFDEFIAVANKLNKLKRTKYPELTLIVYDIGLTKDRVSKVQRMCNCSVRRFPFELYPEHVRNLRGYTWKPIIIQTMLQESDFVMWLDTSIRLKNMEPYFEKAQRLGFQVLYGDGSIAMRTQKRLFEHLHEEPCLFNYEETQTGVVIVSRSCITLKYIMRPWVACALEFGCMDFPNSKNYLQCVYKWNLSVCHRFEQSTLGIITTRLFNNKRHQFILGYDFTDVCKGCIERFQEH; this is translated from the exons ATGTATGCATTCCGAATGTTCCGTATAACAAA gTTTTTTGGGAAACTTGGAATTATTTGCTCCATATATGCAACGTATGTTTTGTACACGAAAACTTCACCATGGACTGCTTTGAAAATCAATCGGTTTTCAAAATGGAAACAAAGTACATCAGCTCCACTACAGTGCGCAGAAACATTCAACTTCGATAACTCTACGAAACGAAATGAAAATCAACAAGAGATTAAAGAATGCAAGAGATTCAATGGAAGTTTTGAACTTAGTTTTGAGAAAAATGCACAATACGTTGAGAATTATACATTTAATGTTTCCaaagcaaaattaaaagaattagATCTAGACGAAGcaggaataaaaaaattatcttcacaGAAGTCAAGTGGAGCAAAAATACCTACTTTTGTTACGGCCTTTTCTGATAATCACTTCGACGAATTTATTGCTGTTGCTAACAAACTAAACAAACTAAAGAGAACGAAGTACCCAGAACTAACTTTGATAGTATATGACATAGGCCTGACTAAAGACAGGGTTAGTAAGGTTCAGCGTATGTGTAACTGCAGTGTGAGAAGATTTCCATTTGAGTTGTACCCTGAGCATGTCAGAAATTTACGTGGATATACATGGAAACCGATCATTATTCAAACAATGTTACAAGAATCTGATTTCGTTATGTGGCTAGACACGTCCATACGATTGAAAAACATGGAGCCCTACTTTGAAAAAGCACAGCGTCTTGGTTTCCAAGTACTATATGGCGACGGTTCGATCGCTATGAGAACGCAAAAAAGGCTTTTTGAGCATCTTCATGAGGAACCTTGCCTTTTCAATTACGAAGAAACACAAACAGGAGTAGTAATAGTCTCTCGCTCATGTATCACTCTGAAATACATCATGCGTCCCTGGGTGGCATGTGCATTAGAATTTGGATGCATGGACTTTCCTAACTCAAAAAATTATCTCCAGTGTGTTTACAAGTGGAATCTCTCTGTATGTCACAGGTTTGAGCAATCGACCCTTGGAATAATCACGACAAGACTTTTTAACAATAAACGACACCAATTTATACTGGGCTATGATTTTACAGATGTATGTAAAGGTTGTATTGAGCGCTTTCAAGAACATTAA